A DNA window from Brassica napus cultivar Da-Ae chromosome C1, Da-Ae, whole genome shotgun sequence contains the following coding sequences:
- the LOC106434448 gene encoding omega-6 fatty acid desaturase, chloroplastic isoform X2 yields MASRIADSLFAFTGPQQCLPRAPKLPSARLSPGVYAVRPIDLLLKGTRRTFLVPAKKRIGCIKAVSVPVAPPSADNAEDREQLAESYGFKQIGQDLPDNVTLKDIMDTLPKEVFEIDDVKAWKSVLISVTSYALGLFMIAKAPWYLLPLAWAWTGTAVTGFFVIGHDCAHKSFSKNKLVEDIVGTLAFLPLVYPYEPWRFKHDRHHAKTNMLVHDTAWQPVPLEEFDSSPVLRKAIIFGYGPIRPWLSIAHWVNWHFNLRKFRPSEVNRVKISLACVFAFMAVGWPLILYKVGVLGWVKFWLMPWLGYHFWMSTFTMVHHTAPHIPFKPADEWNAAQAQLNGTVHCDYPSWIEILCHDINVHIPHHISPRIPSYNLRAAHQSIQENWGK; encoded by the exons ATGGCGTCAAGAATTGCTGATTCTCTCTTCGCCTTCACG GGCCCACAACAATGTCTTCCTAGGGCTCCTAAGCTTCCTTCTGCTCGTCTTTCTCCTG GTGTGTATGCTGTGAGACCAATTGATCTTCTGTTAAAAGGAACCAGAAGAACATTCCTTGTTCCTGCAAAGAAAAGGATTGGATGTATAAAAGCTGTCTCTGTCCCTGTCGCACCCCCATCAGCTGATAATGCAGAAGACAGGGAACAGCTAGCAGAAAGCTATGGATTCAAACAAATTGGACAAGATCTTCCTGATAACGTCACCTTGAAAGATATCATGGATACCCTTCCCAAAGAG gTGTTTGAGATTGATGATGTGAAAGCATGGAAGTCTGTGTTGATATCTGTGACTTCCTATGCTTTGGGGCTCTTCATGATTGCGAAAGCTCCGTGGTATCTGCTTCCCTTGGCTTGGGCATGGACAGGAACTGCAGTTACAGGG TTCTTTGTGATAGGCCATGATTGTGCTCATAAATCATTTTCAAAGAACAAATTGGTTGAAGACATTGTGGGTACTCTAGCCTTCCTACCTCTTGTGTACCCTTATGAGCCATGGCGGTTTAAGCACGACCGTCACCACGCCAAAACCAACAT GTTAGTTCATGACACAGCTTGGCAACCAGTTCCTCTAGAGGAGTTTGATTCGTCACCGGTTCTGAGAAAGGCAATCATTTTTGGATATGGCCCAATAAGGCCTTGGTTGTCCATTGCTCACTG GGTGAACTGGCACTTCAACCTGAGAAAGTTCAGACCAAGTGAAGTGAATAGGGTGAAGATAAGTCTAGCTTGTGTTTTCGCCTTCATGGCCGTTGGTTGGCCGCTGATCTTATACAAAGTTGGTGTATTGGGATGGGTAAAGTTCTGGTTGATGCCATGGTTGGGCTATCACTTTTGG ATGAGTACGTTCACAATGGTTCATCATACGGCTCCACACATTCCTTTCAAGCCTGCTGATGAGTGGAACGCCGCTCAGGCCCAGCTCAACGGAACTGTTCATTGTGATTATCCTAGTTG GATTGAGATTCTCTGCCATGATATCAACGTACACATCCCGCATCACATAAGCCCAAGGATACCGAGCTACAATCTCCGTGCGGCTCATCAGTCTATACAAGAGAACTGGGGAAAG tAA
- the LOC106434448 gene encoding omega-6 fatty acid desaturase, chloroplastic isoform X1 — protein sequence MASRIADSLFAFTGPQQCLPRAPKLPSARLSPGVYAVRPIDLLLKGTRRTFLVPAKKRIGCIKAVSVPVAPPSADNAEDREQLAESYGFKQIGQDLPDNVTLKDIMDTLPKEVFEIDDVKAWKSVLISVTSYALGLFMIAKAPWYLLPLAWAWTGTAVTGFFVIGHDCAHKSFSKNKLVEDIVGTLAFLPLVYPYEPWRFKHDRHHAKTNMLVHDTAWQPVPLEEFDSSPVLRKAIIFGYGPIRPWLSIAHWVNWHFNLRKFRPSEVNRVKISLACVFAFMAVGWPLILYKVGVLGWVKFWLMPWLGYHFWMSTFTMVHHTAPHIPFKPADEWNAAQAQLNGTVHCDYPSWIEILCHDINVHIPHHISPRIPSYNLRAAHQSIQENWGKYTHLATWNWRLMKTIMTVCHVYDKEENYIPFDRLAPEESQPITFLKKAMPDYAA from the exons ATGGCGTCAAGAATTGCTGATTCTCTCTTCGCCTTCACG GGCCCACAACAATGTCTTCCTAGGGCTCCTAAGCTTCCTTCTGCTCGTCTTTCTCCTG GTGTGTATGCTGTGAGACCAATTGATCTTCTGTTAAAAGGAACCAGAAGAACATTCCTTGTTCCTGCAAAGAAAAGGATTGGATGTATAAAAGCTGTCTCTGTCCCTGTCGCACCCCCATCAGCTGATAATGCAGAAGACAGGGAACAGCTAGCAGAAAGCTATGGATTCAAACAAATTGGACAAGATCTTCCTGATAACGTCACCTTGAAAGATATCATGGATACCCTTCCCAAAGAG gTGTTTGAGATTGATGATGTGAAAGCATGGAAGTCTGTGTTGATATCTGTGACTTCCTATGCTTTGGGGCTCTTCATGATTGCGAAAGCTCCGTGGTATCTGCTTCCCTTGGCTTGGGCATGGACAGGAACTGCAGTTACAGGG TTCTTTGTGATAGGCCATGATTGTGCTCATAAATCATTTTCAAAGAACAAATTGGTTGAAGACATTGTGGGTACTCTAGCCTTCCTACCTCTTGTGTACCCTTATGAGCCATGGCGGTTTAAGCACGACCGTCACCACGCCAAAACCAACAT GTTAGTTCATGACACAGCTTGGCAACCAGTTCCTCTAGAGGAGTTTGATTCGTCACCGGTTCTGAGAAAGGCAATCATTTTTGGATATGGCCCAATAAGGCCTTGGTTGTCCATTGCTCACTG GGTGAACTGGCACTTCAACCTGAGAAAGTTCAGACCAAGTGAAGTGAATAGGGTGAAGATAAGTCTAGCTTGTGTTTTCGCCTTCATGGCCGTTGGTTGGCCGCTGATCTTATACAAAGTTGGTGTATTGGGATGGGTAAAGTTCTGGTTGATGCCATGGTTGGGCTATCACTTTTGG ATGAGTACGTTCACAATGGTTCATCATACGGCTCCACACATTCCTTTCAAGCCTGCTGATGAGTGGAACGCCGCTCAGGCCCAGCTCAACGGAACTGTTCATTGTGATTATCCTAGTTG GATTGAGATTCTCTGCCATGATATCAACGTACACATCCCGCATCACATAAGCCCAAGGATACCGAGCTACAATCTCCGTGCGGCTCATCAGTCTATACAAGAGAACTGGGGAAAG TATACACACTTGGCTACGTGGAATTGGCGGTTGATGAAGACGATAATGACTGTGTGCCATGTCTATGACAAAGAGGAGAACTACATTCCTTTTGATAGGTTAGCCCCTGAAGAATCGCAACCAATAACATTCCTCAAGAAAGCAATGCCTGACTACGCAGCCTGA
- the LOC106434421 gene encoding 50S ribosomal protein L21, mitochondrial-like, with amino-acid sequence MASLRCIRELSRRAMTVLSISQTCLISSIRGLELSGTSITHAAPIQNRSLTWDFPWYSRSQGRHFASKTNDTDESSDGEDEDEEDSAEMEVEREYSPAEKVEAAAEIGYKVMGPLKPSERLFKPYEPVFAVVQIGSHQFKVSNGDSIFTEKLKFCDINDKLTLTKVLLLGSASQTIIGRPILPDATVHALVEEHALDEKVLIFKKKRRKNYRRTTGHRQELTKLRITDIQGIEKPEPKIVHKPSKAVDTEQPEAELVG; translated from the exons ATGGCGAGCCTTCGATGCATTCGCGAGTTGAGCCGCCGCGCCATGACGGTTTTATCGATCAGCCAAACATGTTTGATCTCTTCAATTCGGGGATTAGAGCTTTCCGGTACCAGCATTACTCATGCGGCCCCAATCCAGAATCGATCTCTCACTTGGGACTTCCCTTGGTACAGTCGTTCCCAAGGTCGCCATTTCGCTTCGAAAACAAACGATACTGATGAAAGCAGCGATggagaagatgaggatgaggaggaTTCGGCGGAGATGGAAGTAGAAAGGGAATATTCACCGGCGGAGAAAGTGGAGGCGGCGGCGGAGATAGGGTACAAAGTGATGGGTCCTCTCAAACCTTCCGAGCGACTCTTCAAACCATATGAACCAGTCTTTGCCGTTGTTCAG ATTGGTTCGCATCAGTTCAAAGTGAGCAACGGCGATTCCATTTTCACAGAGAAGTTGAAATTCTGTGACATCAATGATAAG TTGACACTGACCAAGGTTCTTCTATTGGGATCGGCAAGCCAGACGATTATTGGTAGGCCTATCTTGCCTGATGCTACTGTTCATGCTCTTGTGGAGGAGCAT GCATTAGATGAAAAAGTGctcattttcaaaaagaaacgGAGGAAGAATTATAGGAGAACCACAGGACATCGACAG GAATTAACAAAGTTGAGAATAACGGATATACAAGGAATTGAGAAACCAGAACCAAAGATTGTCCATAAACCTTCCAAGGCAGTTGATACAGAGCAGCCAGAGGCTGAGCTTGTTGGTTAG
- the LOC106434432 gene encoding leucine aminopeptidase 2, chloroplastic has protein sequence MAVTLVTSVASSSARFHLRSFSSSPSPLSSSFLRFQLPPRFRLALAVTPLCHSSRGRAMTTLSQATLGLTQANSIDHPKVTFAAKDVDVTEWKGDILAVGVTEKDMAKDVNSKFQNPILSKLDAHLGGLLADVSSEEDFSGKPGQSTVLRLPGLGSKRVGLIGLGKSASSPSAFQSLGEAVAAAAKASQASSVAVVLASSESNESKLTSASAIASGTVLGLFEDSRYKSESKKPSLKSVDIIGFGTGPELEKKLKYAEDVSYGVIFGRELVNSPANVLTPAVLAEEASNLASMYSDVMTANILNEEQCKELKMGSYLAVAAASANPPRFIHLVYKPSSGPVKTKLALVGKGLTFDSGGYNIKTGPGCLIELMKFDMGGSAAVLGAAKAIGQIKPPGVEVHFIVAACENMISGTGMRPGDVLTASNGKTIEVNNTDAEGRLTLADALVYACNQGVDKVVDLATLTGACIVALGNSMAGIYTPSDELAKEVIAASERSGEKLWRMPMEESYWEMMKSGVADMVNTGGRAGGSITAALFLKQFVDEKVEWMHIDMAGPVWNEKKKAATGFGVATLVEWVQNNSSS, from the exons ATGGCCGTCACTTTGGTTACATCCgttgcttcttcttctgctcGATTCCATCTCCGTTCattctcttcctctccttcaCCACTCTCCTCGAGCTTCCTCCGATTCCAGTTACCGCCTCGCTTTAGACTCGCTCTCGCCGTAACGCCTCTTTGCCATTCTTCCAGAGGGAGAGCCATGACCACACTCTCACAAGCTACTCTCGGCCTCACTCAGGCCAACTCCATCGATCATCCGAAG GTCACCTTCGCGGCGAAGGACGTCGACGTGACGGAGTGGAAAGGCGACATACTCGCTGTTGGCGTGACGGAGAAAGACATGGCCAAGGACGTTAACTCCAAGTTCCAGAACCCGATACTGAGCAAGCTCGATGCTCATTTGGGTGGACTCTTAGCTGATGTCTCTTCTGAGGAAGATTTCTCTGGGAAGCCAGGGCAGTCAACAGTTCTTAGACTCCCGGGTCTCGGGTCTAAGCGGGTGGGTTTGATTGGTCTTGGAAAATCCGCTTCGTCTCCGTCGGCTTTTCAGAGTCTTGGTGAGGCTGTTGCTGCAGCTGCAAAGGCTTCTCAAGCTAGCAGCGTTGCAGTTGTTCTGGCCTCCTCAGAGTCTAATGAATCGAAGCTCACTTCTGCATCAGCTATAGCTTCAGGAACAGTGCTTGGTTTGTTTGAAGACAGCAGGTATAAGTCTGAGTCAAAGAAACCATCTCTCAAATCTGTGGATATCATTGGCTTTGGAACTGGACCTGAGCTAGAGAAGAAGCTTAAGTATGCTGAAGATGTTTCTTATGGCGTCATTTTCGGGAGAGAACTCGTTAATTCACCTGCCAACGTTCTCACCCCTG CTGTACTAGCTGAGGAGGCCTCAAACCTGGCTTCCATGTACAGTGATGTCATGACTGCAAACATCTTGAATGAGGAGCAATGCAAAGAGTTGAAGATGGGTTCATATCTCGCTGTTGCTGCTGCTTCAGCTAATCCACCTCGTTTCATCCACCTTGTCTACAAACCTTCTAGTGGCCCTGTCAAGACCAAACTTGCTCTTGTTGGAAAAGGATTGACATTTGACAG TGGTGGCTACAACATTAAAACCGGACCGGGTTGCTTAATTGAGCTCATGAAATTTGATATGGGAGGTTCAGCTGCTGTTCTTGGCGCTGCAAAGGCCATTGGTCAAATTAAGCCTCCAGGTGTCGAA GTGCACTTCATTGTCGCAGCATGTGAGAATATGATAAGTGGTACCGGAATGAGACCTGGAGATGTCCTTACAGCCTCAAACGGAAAGACAATAGAG GTTAACAACACAGATGCTGAAGGGCGACTAACACTTGCAGATGCTCTGGTTTATGCTTGCAACCAGGGAGTCGATAAG GTTGTTGACCTTGCAACGTTGACTGGAGCTTGTATTGTTGCTCTTGGAAATTCCATGGCAG GCATATATACGCCTAGTGATGAGCTTGCAAAGGAGGTAATTGCTGCATCGGAAAGAAGTGGAGAGAAGCTATGGAGAATGCCGATGGAAGAGAGTTACTGGGAGATGATGAAATCAGGAGTTGCAGATATGGTTAACACTGGAGGCCGTGCAGGTGGATCCATCACTGCGGCTCTCTTCTTGAAACAG TTTGTGGACGAGAAGGTAGAGTGGATGCACATAGATATGGCAGGACCGGTGTGgaacgagaagaagaaagctgcgACTGGGTTTGGAGTTGCGACACTCGTCGAGTGGGTACAAAACAATTCTTCTTCTTAA